Proteins from a genomic interval of Benincasa hispida cultivar B227 chromosome 7, ASM972705v1, whole genome shotgun sequence:
- the LOC120082117 gene encoding CRAL-TRIO domain-containing protein YKL091C-like isoform X2, whose amino-acid sequence MENTQRIEQMRRLVEKNGVSAEYGDPTMMRFLVARSMDVEKAAKMFVQWQKWRDTMVPNGRIVESEVEDELGTRKMYLQGLSKNGHAVLFLKGNKHFPAKDQVQFKKYVVYSLDKTISSAFKGREIGNEKLIGILDLQQISYKNIDPRGLITGFQFLQAYYPERLAKCYILNMPRFFVSVWRMVSRFLEKATLEKVVIVSNEEERRSMIEEIGEDVLPVEYGGKAKLIAIQDVVLPHLDG is encoded by the exons ATGGAGAATACTCAGCGGATTGAGCAGATGAGGAGATTAGTGGAGAAAAATGGGGTTTCTGCAGAA TATGGTGATCCGACGATGATGAGGTTTTTGGTTGCGAGATCGATGGATGTTGAGAAAGCGGCTAAGATGTTTGTGCAATGGCAGAAATGGAGGGATACGATGGTTCCGAATGGGCGAATCGTTGAATCTGAGGTTGAAGATGAACTGGGAACAAGGAAGATGTATTTGCAGGGTTTATCGAAGAATGGGCACGCTGTGTTGTTCTTGAAAGGGAACAAACATTTTCCTGCTAAGGATCAAGTTCAGTTCAAGA AGTATGTGGTTTATTCCTTGGACAAGACAATTTCAAG TGCTTTCAAGGGAAGAGAAATTGGGAATGAGAAGCTGATTGGCATTCTTGATCTGCAGCAAATTTCGTACAAGAACATCGATCCCCGTGGATTGATCACAGGCTTTCAGTTTTTGCAG GCTTATTATCCTGAACGTCTGGCAAAGTGCTACATCTTAAACATGCCACGGTTTTTTGTCAGTGTGTGGAGGATGGTCTCTCGGTTCCTCGAGAAGGCGACGCTCGAAAAG GTTGTGATTGTGAgcaatgaagaagaaaggagaagtATGATAGAAGAAATTGGAGAAGATGTATTGCCAGTTGAGTATGGTGGAAAGGCAAAGCTTATTGCTATTCAAGATGTTGTTCTTCCTCACTTGGATGGTTGA
- the LOC120082117 gene encoding CRAL-TRIO domain-containing protein YKL091C-like isoform X1 — MENTQRIEQMRRLVEKNGVSAEKYGDPTMMRFLVARSMDVEKAAKMFVQWQKWRDTMVPNGRIVESEVEDELGTRKMYLQGLSKNGHAVLFLKGNKHFPAKDQVQFKKYVVYSLDKTISSAFKGREIGNEKLIGILDLQQISYKNIDPRGLITGFQFLQAYYPERLAKCYILNMPRFFVSVWRMVSRFLEKATLEKVVIVSNEEERRSMIEEIGEDVLPVEYGGKAKLIAIQDVVLPHLDG, encoded by the exons ATGGAGAATACTCAGCGGATTGAGCAGATGAGGAGATTAGTGGAGAAAAATGGGGTTTCTGCAGAA AAGTATGGTGATCCGACGATGATGAGGTTTTTGGTTGCGAGATCGATGGATGTTGAGAAAGCGGCTAAGATGTTTGTGCAATGGCAGAAATGGAGGGATACGATGGTTCCGAATGGGCGAATCGTTGAATCTGAGGTTGAAGATGAACTGGGAACAAGGAAGATGTATTTGCAGGGTTTATCGAAGAATGGGCACGCTGTGTTGTTCTTGAAAGGGAACAAACATTTTCCTGCTAAGGATCAAGTTCAGTTCAAGA AGTATGTGGTTTATTCCTTGGACAAGACAATTTCAAG TGCTTTCAAGGGAAGAGAAATTGGGAATGAGAAGCTGATTGGCATTCTTGATCTGCAGCAAATTTCGTACAAGAACATCGATCCCCGTGGATTGATCACAGGCTTTCAGTTTTTGCAG GCTTATTATCCTGAACGTCTGGCAAAGTGCTACATCTTAAACATGCCACGGTTTTTTGTCAGTGTGTGGAGGATGGTCTCTCGGTTCCTCGAGAAGGCGACGCTCGAAAAG GTTGTGATTGTGAgcaatgaagaagaaaggagaagtATGATAGAAGAAATTGGAGAAGATGTATTGCCAGTTGAGTATGGTGGAAAGGCAAAGCTTATTGCTATTCAAGATGTTGTTCTTCCTCACTTGGATGGTTGA